acgaaaacaagagtgattaaaccaagtctttttagcatgaggagtagggaAAGTACGTTATATGTGTGCCTccgttccagagacaatcacctctgtgatgcgctgggcacacacagaggggtctctctcctggaagcagtaatcattccacgggagatcggaaaagtacatcctcaggtcgtcccaccgaactgaagcaaaaggccagaagcatcgcctcttcggtgggtccagaggatgtacaggagcgataggacaggatacagaaataaggttgtgaccggaggagcccaacggagataataggtttgacagagtaagcagaagggttagaggcaaggaagaggtctagtatgttgggcctatCTCCTAGATcgttgagaagagcaaagttgtagacttgttcaccaggctggtcagtgaaagaggatgaaagccaaagctggtggtgaacactgaaatctcctaggatggtgatttcagcgaagggagagtgggtcaagatgtactTCACTTTAAATTTCAACTAGTGAAatagttttacatagttagtagagttaggtgagagataaacagcacagatggatttagtaatagaatgacaatgaagtcttagccagatggtggaaaattctgaagagtcaaggtcgtaggcgcaacatccagctttggattgaaatttaggatcgAGATAATAGgagtgaacagagtagagattgctgtcagtagcctcagacacctgtgtttcggtgaggaagagaaggtaagatttaaagggggagagatgctgttccacagaatgaaaactagaacgaagaccgcgtatTTTGCAGAAATTggtaagaaagaggttcgaggagttatcaagacacagctcaagtcggcagccagaatgggagtcctccctggtggaatatatatatatatatatatatatatatatatatatatatatatatatatatatatatatatatatatatatatatatacactggaCAGTCTTGTGTCCACTACAGTGTTAGTGGAGTAGGGAGTGTGCCTCTCCAGCTGTGGGCTGCCAGTTTTACTGCTGGGTGTTCATCCCCCGGTCGTGAGGGACGGTGGCCGTGAACACGTTCCACATGCAGGAGACTCTACCCggaaaggtgcgttggtgctggctgatGCGGGAtcgcggcacctccactgcgtcaccacgggatagcaccatTCTCGTGTCCAGCCTGGTGACTCTCGGAAGTTGACGAAGGCCCGCCAAGTGTGGCACTCCTTACAGCTGTGCCTTGTGAAACACAAACAAGCGCCGCGACATCTCTGCGGTGTTCCAGCGAATCGACGGAGCTTGGAGTCTCCGACTGGGCTGGTGGGAATGTAGCAttcaccagtcgcagtgcccgtcgctAGATTCTGCCGAGTCTTCCGCTGTGCTAGTCAGTACACGActtccaagagagggcagcgtactctaaATAAGGCCGTATCTGAGTCCTGTAGAACAGGAAggcttttgggcaatgtgtttgatgtggctgtcgaATCGTAGctttccacttccactcccagaatcttgacggattcctggagtgggagggggatgcCGCTAAAGCGTAGCCTCCCCTCCTCTGCTGGctcggcagtgggggatcgagagaccaccattgcatGGATTTTTTCCCGGGCAAAGGTCACCTCCCaacgggcaccccactcctgtagcaccctcagctgctgattgacctcgtcagcaacTTGCTCACtgtcttgtcgggggtaggtgcaggagagagtgcaatcATCATCATAAGCTGAGATTGCTGCCAGCTTCCCGAGAAGATCGTCCACGTAAATGTTCAACAGGACTGGCCCCAGCACTGAATCCTGTGGCACTAATGCCACCACTGGCAGGGACTCGGACGCCTGCCCGTTAACGACGACCTGGAGCGTCCTTCCTtgcaggtagtctcccaggagctatAGAAGGTCTCCTTGGATGCCCTTTGCGCCGATTTCCTCGAGGAGGCCTCAGTGCCACACCCTGTCGAATGTAACTGGTATGTCCAGGGTctccacgacagtgtccaggccatCGTCAAGGGTGTCCTGCCAGATTTTAGTGAGCAGCATCAGCAGATCAGAGGTAGACCGggcagatctgaacccaaactgttggtccgagaggaggtaacTGTCTTTGAAATGGCAACAGATTACGTCTGCCATGACCCTCTCaaacactttccccaccacaaAAAGCAGGGAGATGGTAGTTTTTTGGGTCAGACCTGGAGCACCTCTTGCGGACGGAAATCACCCGAGtctctttccacgccgatggccaggtgttttcccggaggcaggctctctctctctctctctctctctctctctctctctctctctctctctctgataaggtTAGAACTTTAAAAAATGAGCGTAAGCTCTGATGACCATGAAGGAAATGGTGAAAATCGGAAACATGAAGAGTATTGGATATGTAGTTTGCGAGGGAGAAGAGAGTTTATGATGTGTATATTAAAAGCAGCACCATGAAAGCGTGCCTGCAACAATGCATAGAGTATAACTCACAGACAGCAGGTGATGGCGTGTGGGGTATTGTAGGCACCCCACACTAAGACGTACCACTAACATTTGGCAGCTCCTTACCTCCCAGGCCTTCTCCAAGAATCAATACTCGGTCAGATGAATCACCATGAGTGAGATAAATAATGAGCCTATCACCCTGACAACAGGAACCATATCACGTAGTTAACCGTGATACAAGCTTTACTTCGTTTAGTGCAGATTCTTTGGAATGTTTTCTCGCTAACATTAGTCGCTTTAGTTGTGTGAGCAACTGCTTTTAATGGTGAACTTATGAAGTCTCCActagcctcttcttcttcttcttcttcaaaaaaaaaaatatatatatatatatatatatatatatatatatatatatatatatatatatatatatatatatatatatatatatattcacactgtaaaaagaaaatcaCTCGACTGTGGAGCACGCGAGAGCAAGTTCGAGTAGCTATCATCCCTCGTGGAAGTGAGAAGTGATCCTTGATAACGTTGGAGAGCAACAATGTCACGTGTTGTAGAGCTCATACAAAAGGCGTACATACCTAACAATTACCAAATGGTGGGGTActaacttggcggagggacttttttggcagccatagccggtaacgggctaaagagtagcctatccaggtaattagtttttatttattaatgatccacgagacatcctagagttgaATCAAGGTATGtacttatctttgtattcattcatatacacactggtaatatttctgtggtgtctgattcacttgtttgagtgaaattctattgtgaaaaacagtcacattttcgtgtcactagtacaaatgaaactagtaatgaaagttttgccaccatgaaatatacacaaatagataaatatgaaagctcacgaagtcacaataagtgacatcacctgctttgcgcagtaaaaataagctatttatggtatctgatacccccaaaatggcgtataggctggcctcggagctacagccttaacgttgccagattgtcgtactcagccgattatatttcccgacttccttccCCTAAACTGCCTTCTAGGTTCCAATatcgaaactaatttatagttatcgttaaaatagttagatcctgatgttccttggcaatagttaggcgtcagaaaccggtaaatactgtgctctgagtacgatgacctggcaacggtagctatacgtattttcatatcattgttctgttgtttattcaatgttctgttcaagaaaaagaatacccataattttagttagtttttggttataaggattccttatgaaatacaattataacattaccttctactagttaggaaacgtactgaatcctggatcggctatggtgatgttaggtgcgcctattcattgctatatatattttctttacattgAATTTCTTGAtggattaaaataaaaaaaacttttcaTTACTTGACACTGATTCAGAAACACtggtgataaaaaaataaaaataaaacaggaataagCATAGACAATGATTTATTTACACACTTTCGTACATTCTTCTACAATGTTCGTCTCTGTACCTGAGACTCAAAGCATaactgtttatgtgtgtgtttttgtgttggttTGCGCTGACACTTGCAGGTTCTCTGTTGTGTTCTACTGATCCTAGCGACCATACCCGCTGGAGCCTCCACCGATGGACCCGCCGCCGTAGCCACCACCGGAGCCTCCACCGATGGACCCGCCGCCGTAGCCTCCGCCGGAGCCTCCATTATGGCCCCCACCGATGGAACCGCCGCCGTAGCCTCCACCGGAGCCCCCACCGATGGACCCGCCGCCGAAGCCTCCACCGGAGCCTCCACCATGGCCCCCACCGATGGAACCACCGCCGTAGCCACCACCGGAGCCTCCACCGATGGAACCGCCGCCGTAGCCTCCACCGGAGCCTCCACCGATGGAACCGCCACCGTAGCCTCCACCGGAGCCTCCACCATGTCCCCCACCGATGGAACCGCCGCCGTAGCCTCCACCGGAGCCTCCACCATGTCCCCCACCGATGGAACCGCCGCCATAGCCACCACCGGAGCCTCCACCGGAGCCTCCACCGATGGAACCGCCGCCGTAGCCTCCACCGGAGCCTCCACCATGGCCCCCACCGATGGAACCGCCGCCGTAGCCTCCACCGGAGCCTCCACCGATGGAACCGCCACCGTAGCCTCCACCGGAGCCTCCACCATGTCCCCCACCGATGGAACCGCCGCCGTAGCCACCACCGGAGCCTCCACCGGAGCCTCCACCGATGGAACCGCCGCCGTAGCCACCACCGGAGCCTCCACCGATGGAACCGCCGCCGTAGCCTCCACCGGAGCCTCCACCGATGGAACCGCCGCCGTAGCCACCACCGGAGCCTCCACCGATGGAACCGCCACCGTAGCCACCACCGGAGCCTCCACCGATGGAACCACCGCCGTAGCCACCACCAGAGCCTCCACCGGAGCCTCCACCGATGGAACCGCCGCCGTAGCCACCACCGGAGCCTCCACCGATGGAACCGCCGCCGTAGCCTCCACCGGAGCCTCCACCAGAACCTCCGATTGGAGCTCCGAGATTGAAGTTGATGGTTGCTGTTCCACTTGCTTTTCCGCTGTAACCGCCTCCACTACCACCgtagcctccaccaccaccgtagcctccaccacctcctccaccaccaccgtagcttccactacctcctccaccaccaccgaagcctccaccacctcctccgccaccactgtaacctcctccactgcctccaATATCCCCAGGAAGGGCCAGGGTGGAGGCCGCTGCCATCACCAGCACTATACACACCGACGCCAACTTCTGTAAGGATGAGGAGTTAAATAAGTATTAAACCTCGGGACTTTTAGCATTGATTTATCTTTGTCCATTTCATTGCAGTAGGACAAATACCCTTCTATCCCAGtctctcttcattatcttattctctctaggcttgtatttcctcttttcactctccAAGGTTACTTACTCTATTGTCCGTCTATTTCCgtatccttcctttatttttttatgaaagtaaaaATACCTTCACATCTCACTGTATTTTGAGTCCAGTGTCCTTTTAacatcttgtttctctctctctctctctctctctctctctctctctctctctctctctctctctctctctctctctctctctctctctctctctctctctctctctctctctctctcacacacacacacacacacagacacacactccgtGGGGCAACTGCTTAT
This sequence is a window from Eriocheir sinensis breed Jianghai 21 unplaced genomic scaffold, ASM2467909v1 Scaffold974, whole genome shotgun sequence. Protein-coding genes within it:
- the LOC126995065 gene encoding uncharacterized protein LOC126995065 codes for the protein MKLASVCIVLVMAAASTLALPGDIGGSGGGYSGGGGGGGGFGGGGGGSGSYGGGGGGGGGYGGGGGYGGSGGGYSGKASGTATINFNLGAPIGGSGGGSGGGYGGGSIGGGSGGGYGGGSIGGGSGGGSGGGYGGGSIGGGSGGGYGGGSIGGGSGGGYGGGSIGGGSGGGYGGGSIGGGSGGGYGGGSIGGGSGGGSGGGYGGGSIGGGHGGGSGGGYGGGSIGGGSGGGYGGGSIGGGHGGGSGGGYGGGSIGGGSGGGSGGGYGGGSIGGGHGGGSGGGYGGGSIGGGHGGGSGGGYGGGSIGGGSGGGYGGGSIGGGSGGGYGGGSIGGGHGGGSGGGFGGGSIGGGSGGGYGGGSIGGGHNGGSGGGYGGGSIGGGSGGGYGGGSIGGGSSGYGR